In one window of Clarias gariepinus isolate MV-2021 ecotype Netherlands chromosome 10, CGAR_prim_01v2, whole genome shotgun sequence DNA:
- the LOC128531261 gene encoding histone-lysine N-methyltransferase PRDM9-like: MQTEVCSASDGRTSISTGHVTPVDRHRNGELWEKVLKEEETGEDQDEDHFYSGTSSCVDDGDDRQDGELHILIKEEKPKHDDFLYCEVCRSFFISKCEVHGPALFIPDVAVPLGAADRARQTLPPGLEIRKSSIPEAGLGVFNNGDTIPAGVHFGPYQGDTVDREKAMNSAYSWVVHKSEQCEKYIDATSEMHSNWMRYVNCARNDDEQNLVAFQFQGGILYRSSRPIEPGQELLLWYEEEFTKDHLGLTFNYIWNRKCSLNGMNAVLRVFSCSACPLSYTSKIYLHKHIKRCHHEEYVRLLKSGEIKYESLVASKNSKKSTAISVCSSGADAPRPQTQKDPLRCTECGKIFIQRKHLKVHQRVHTGEKPYQCSQCGKSFTQQSSLQLHQRLHTRENLCQCSQCGKSFTQQIHLQAHQRIHTGEKPHQCSQCGKSFSEKGSLRRHQNIHTGEKPYHCLQCGKSFSELGTLTRHQRVHTGEKPYHCSHCGKSFSERGNLRTHQRIHTEEKLHHCAQCGRSFTHQSTLQHHQRIHTGEKPYYCSVCGKSFSQQGNFQKHQRIHTGEKPYHCLHCGRTFIQESHLQLHQRAHAGEQTDHFSEHDFH, translated from the exons ATGCAGACGGAGGTGTGCAGCGCTTCAGATGGCAGGACATCGATCTCGACGGGACACGTCACTCCTGTGGACCGCCACAGGAACGGAGAGCTCTGGGAGAAAGTTCTGAAAGAGGAAGAAACGGGTGAAGATCAGGATGAAGATCACTTCT ATAGTGGAACCTCCAGCTGTGTGGATGATGGAGACGATCGTCAGGATGGAGAACTCCACATCCTTATTAAAGAAGAGAAACCTAAACACGACGACTTTCTCT ACTGTGAAGTTTGCagatctttcttcatcagtaaGTGTGAGGTTCACGGTCCAGCTCTCTTCATCCCTGATGTTGCGGTTCCACTAGGAGCCGCTGACCGAGCCAGACAAACCCTTCCTCCAGGCCTGGAGATTCGGAAGTCCAGTATTCCTGAAGCGGGCCTGGGAGTGTTTAACAATGGCGACACTATTCCAGCGGGTGTGCACTTCGGGCCGTACCAGGGAGACACTGTGGACCGAGAGAAAGCCATGAACAGCGCCTACTCCTGGGTG gtACACAAAAGTGAACAGTGTGAAAAATACATTGATGCCACATCAGAGATGCATTCTAACTGGATGAG GTATGTGAATTGCGCTCGAAATGATGACGAGCAAAATCTGGTGGCATTTCAGTTTCAAGGTGGGATTCTGTACCGCTCCAGTCGACCTATCGAACCCGGACAGGAGTTGTTGCTATGGTACGAAGAGGAGTTCACTAAAGATCACCTCGGCCTCACCTTCAACTACATCTGGAACAGAAAGTGCTCCCTTAATG GTATGAACGCAGTCCTTCGAGTTTTTTCCTGCTCCGCGTGTCCACTTTCTTACACATCCAAAATTTATCTCCACAAACACATCAAGAGATGCCACCACGAGGAGTACGTCCGACTTCTGAAATCAGGAGAGATTAAATACGAGAGCCTGGTGGCCTCGAAAAACTCCAAGAAATCCACAGCAATATCTGTTTGTAGTTCTGGTGCTGACGCTCCTCGCCCACAAACGCAGAAAGATCCGCTCCGGTGCACGGAATGTGGAAAGATTTTTATCCAGCGTAAACATCTAAAAGTGCACCAGCGTGTTCACACGGgtgagaagccgtatcagtgctcgcAGTGCGGGAAGAGTTTCACGCAGCAGAGCAGTCTCCAGCTCCACCAGCGCCTTCACACTCGAGAGAATCTGTGTCAGTGCTCGcagtgcgggaagagttttactcagCAGATTCATCTCCAggcacaccagcgcattcacacgggAGAGAAGCCGCATCAGTGCTCGCAGTGCGGGAAGAGTTTCAGTGAGAAAGGCAGTCTCAGGCGACACCAGAACATTCACACCGGTGAGAAACCCTACCACTGCTTacagtgcgggaagagtttCAGCGAATTAGGGACGCTCACACGACACCAGCGTGTTCACACGGGTGAGAAACCGTACCATTGCTCACactgtggaaagagttttagcGAAAGAGGAAATCTCCGGACACACCAGCGTATCCACACGGAGGAGAAGCTGCATCACTGCGCACAGTGTGGGAGGAGTTTCACACACCAGAGTACTCTGCAACaccaccagcgcattcacactggagagaaaccCTATTACTGCTCTGTGTGCGGAAAAAGTTTTAGCCAACAGGGCAATTTCCAaaaacaccagcgcattcacacgggAGAAAAACCATACCACTGCTTACACTGTGGGAGGACCTTTATCCAAGAGAGTCACCTCCAACTCCACCAGCGCGCTCACGCTGGAGAACAGACAGATCACTTCTCCGAGCACGATTTCCATTGA